In Piliocolobus tephrosceles isolate RC106 chromosome 12, ASM277652v3, whole genome shotgun sequence, one DNA window encodes the following:
- the TEX13A gene encoding testis-expressed protein 13A: MALRPEDPSSGFRHSNVVAFINEKMARHTKGPEFYLENISLSWEEVEDKLRAILEDSEVPSEVKEACTWGSLALGVRFARRQAQLQRHRVQWLHGFARLHKSAAQALASDLKELKAQQETERKEAASRLRMSQTSFVEVQKEQDKELASPHEWEQGAGGPGLATAGGVCTGGAGEEEEEAAVAAAGAAGGKGAEEEQRDVEAVAAPVEAMAPPVEAGAAPMEAESPHLEARATSMEPTEELERILLQLLGDADQENYTYWGQKEEYLRSVETTTSYFSGTMNPWSRASPEPLPVQLPASFTYSYSSPFPSFSGIPTISPPQATVTAPVPTQLSSDWGAFDTSLWSDGGPQRVDPQEHPRDRRYSEPHQQRRPPVYRRPGDWDCPWCNAVNFSRRDTCFDCGRGIWLQKPH, encoded by the exons ATGGCCTTGAGACCTGAGGACCCCAGTAGTGGGTTCCGGCACAGCAACGTGGTGGCCTTCATCAACgagaaaatggccaggcacacGAAAGGCCCCGAGTTCTATCTTGAGAATATATCCTTATCCTGGGAGGAGGTGGAAGACAAGTTGAGGGCCATCCTGGAGGACAGCGAGGTGCCCAGTGAGGTCAAAGAGGCCTGCACCTGGGGCAGCCTGGCCTTGGGCGTGCGCTTTGCCCGCAGGCAGGCACAGCTACAGAGGCACAGGGTGCAGTGGCTGCACGGCTTCGCCAGACTGCACAAATCAGCTGCACAGGCCTTGGCGTCAGACCTGAAGGAGCTCAAGGCACAGCAGGAGACGGAACGCAAGGAGGCGGCCTCCCGGCTAAGAATGTCCCAGACCAGCTTCGTGGAGGTGCAGAAAGAGCAAGACAAG GAGCTGGCGTCTCCCCATGAGTGGGAGCAGGGGGCAGGGGGGCCAGGCCTGGCCACTGCCGGAGGGGTTTGCACAGGAGGAGCaggtgaggaggaagaagaagcgGCGGTGGCTGCTGCTGGTGCCGCTGGAGGAAAAGGAGCAGAAGAAGAGCAGAGGGATGTGGAAGCTGTGGCTGCCCCTGTGGAGGCCATG GCTCCCCCCGTGGAGGCTGGGGCTGCCCCCATGGAGGCAGAGTCCCCCCACCTGGAGGCCAGGGCTACCTCCATGGAGCCCACGGAGGAGCTGGAGAGAATCCTCCTGCAGCTCCTCGGAGATGCTGATCAGGAAAATTACACCTATTGGGGGCAGAAGGAGGAATATCTCAGGTCGGTAGAAACAACCACGTCTTATTTCTCTGGAACCATGAACCCCTGGTCCAGAGCCTCACCAGAACCTCTTCCTGTCCAGCTCCCTGCCTCATTCACATACTCATACTCAAGCCCTTTTCCCTCCTTCTCAGGCATACCCACTATATCCCCTCCACAAGCAACAGTCACAGCACCAGTTCCGACTCAGCTGTCTTCCGACTGGGGGGCCTTTGATACTAGCCTGTGGTCTGATGGGGGACCCCAAAGAGTAGACCCTCAAGAGCACCCAAGAGACAGGAGATACTCCGAACCTCATCAGCAAAGAAGACCTCCAGTATATCGCAGGCCAGGGGACTGGGACTGCCCTTGGTGTAACGCTGTGAATTTTTCACGGAGGGATACTTGCTTCGACTGTGGAAGAGGAATCTGGCTGCAAAAACCTCATTGA